The genomic stretch TCCATTGTAGTGTTGCAGACGGTGAGGCCAATGCATTCATCCCTTCCATATGCATGGCGCAAAGTGAACATCGTTCCCCTGTTCAGTGATCATGTATACACATCTGAGTAGACCATCCAGGCTAGACGAGGCGATGCAATCGTAGTTTGCAGTCATTGACTCGTTCAGATGGCAGAGTACTGGGGATTCCCAGTGAAGAGTTGCTGATTTGCATCATATCGAAGCTGCAGTTGCGAAGAAACTCATAGTCTCGTATTTTGAAAAGCAATCACTGCCACGTTGCGATGTTGATCGGTGACTTTTTCCTGACGGCTCTCCGCAAGCTTTACTGGGATCGAAGGGTCGCAGCACACCACCACTCACAGGGCAGTGTCTCTCCGAAACATCTCCTTTGTTCATAAGAAAAATACCCATGACCGACAGTCCACGAGGAGAGGCGCAGACGACAAGGTTTGATTGCTGCAGCAGCAAGTCCTTCCCGTAGTGGCCACCCGATATGCACGACAGACTTGGAAAGGAGGCAGGCTGGGCATGCGGTGAGCAAAGCAACATAGAGTGCCAGACAGGTTAACATTCCGATGGCGGCAGGCATGTTCATGTGATCATTAAGATATCATACCGTGACTGAGGCGTCCATGAAGCGCCGGTGAACAAGTGAAGAGTGCAATCGGTTAAGAATCGAAGCGAGGAAAGACGGTGAGACAGAGTTGAGGTATGTGTTGTTGACGTTAGGAGCGGACGTCATGTATGGACGACGCACAGACGCATAGCCAAATCGCGGTGGCTAGCACTTAGCAAGCGCCACGGTCTGCACGAAATCCCAGAGTGCATGGAGGTTTTACGTTGAATCGGCGTCTTTACCCGATGCACCATGCGCCAATGCTTACATTGAGCATATCGCGGTTGTTGCTTGATGAATGGATGCGTGGTTTGTCAGTGTAAAACGCCTTCGGCCATCGCAAAGTCCCAACGCAACTACGTCGCTAAGAAGGACCGAAAGAATCCTCCGCACTCCTGCCTCTCGAGTGAGAACAAGCCTGAAAATATTGATGACACTCTGCCGGACTTTCTTGGAAAATGTCAGATTCACATTGATACATTTTGAGATCGACAATTACCTACACCAAAACAAAATCCTCGTGAATCCCCGTAAATGACGTGATTTCTGTTGCTGAACGCCGGATACTCCAAAAAGACGCCTATTCCGCGTGATGATTCGTGAAGAAGACAATGACCTTGACTTGGGCTGTTGTCAACCTTATAACATCTCTCTTTGAAATGCATACGCATACACCATACCAGCTCCTAGTGTCGACCACCCGCAAGGCCAGGCACTGCGCTGAATCGTTCATCACGCTCTGTCTTGAACAAGATCTGGCACCAAAACTCCTTCGCGTCCTCGTCGAACCAGAACCAAAATTTACCCTCTCTCCTGTCGATATCGCGCGACTGTAGCTTTACCGCAACCGTTTCGTATGGTTCACCGGCAACAATCAGGTACTGGTAGTTTGGGTCTGGGTCCTCTACCCGTTGCTCGTATGCGCTCATGATCCGAACCTTTGGGGAAACACCTGGCGTGATGTCTGGATACTGGAACTGGAATAGCAGCCCGTTCTGGCGCGTATTAGGGTCGCGTACTTTGGTGATGCGGTATCCGGGCCGTCCAATCTTGATGACGTTCTTCTTGGGCAGCACGCCTGCGAGTAGACCTTGTTGGTTGGCATCGTCTCTCTTTCCCTCTCTCTGCTCTTTTGCGAAACGGCGGGCCAAGTTGGTTTGATGCTTCTTTCCCTGTGTATGCGCGAGGTAGGAACCGTCGTTTTGGTGTACCGTTGTACAGAGACGACATTCGAAGCTACCGACATGGTTCTTGAAGAAGTACGGGTCCTTGTCGAGGTCGATGGTCTCGAGGGCAAGCTTCCTCAGGCGCTCCCGTCGGTCGGCATTTGTCGCGGACTGCGAGGCGACACCACCGCCACCGAATTTGGAACCTGCGCGATTCTGCACATGTTAGTTAGCTGCCTTAGACATTTTGCGACGAGACAGACATACCTGGTAATCCATCCTCGAAAACTATAAGTGTGGTATGCGCCTATGCAAGCGAGGTTCTGCTTTTTGTAGGACGTATCGCACGCGAGCTGTTGTCACTAAGTGTAGAGTGGTGTGGTGTGTAGTAAGAAGGCGCGTTGGAACTTTATCGGAAGCGGTGATCAGGTACCACGCTAACTTTCTTAGGTATCCACATCATCACGTGCGCGGGTGCCTTCAACGCTCCCGCACACTTGCAAACGCCAACTCCGACGTCGACTTCCTCCTTGTTCTTGGAGCTGGAGTGATTAGACTTGACGCTTAGGTTAGCACGATCTTCGGTAGTCGAGTTGTATACCCAATTACCCCTTTTCTTACAAGTACACAAGCACTGGCAACCTCCTCAGCGTTGCCGCCGACATCACCATCCTTGGCTGAGGAACCGACATCCGACAGAACTATGCAACAAAGCTGAAAGCTATGTTAGCCATTGAAGGAGGACCCCGGATTATAAAGCCATAATTCAACCTGCTCGCAACACACACATTTCGAGAAAAAAGAAGGAGCACATCACCCACCACTACTCATCAAACCGCAACCATGACTACCGACATCTACATCGGCAAACGTCTCTCCTTCGCCACTCACCTGTGCACAATCCGCTACCACGGCACCCTCCCTAGTGCAACCGGCCCCTGGCTCGGCGTAGAATGGGACGAGCCGACTCGTGGTAAGCATGACGGGTCTCACAACGGCACCCGCTACTTCACCTGCCTGCACACCTCTCCAACATGCGCCTCGTTTATCCGACCCACGCGTAAACCAGACCCCACTCGTTCTTTTGTGCAAGCTCTGAAGCACAAGTATGCCTCTGAgcaggaagaagaagaatTCAAGGATCCAGATGTTCATGTTGTGTTTAATCACCAGCCCCCAAAGACGGTTTCATTCAATGGCAAGCCGGCAGAGGAGGTTGGATTTGATAAGATCAGAAAACAATTGGCACAGTTGGAGGAACTCAAGATTATTATCCTGGATGGGCTTTGCATGGTGAGGCCGGAGGCGAGGGGGTCGTTGTGGATGGATGGTGGCGGGAAAAGAGACATAGCGGACGCATGTCCAAAAGCTGTGGAACTTGATTTGAGTAGAAATCTTTTCGAGGATTGGAGGGAGGTGGCAGCTATCTGTGAACAATTGCCTGGATTAAGAAGTTTGAGGGTTGAGTAAGCCATGTT from Pyrenophora tritici-repentis strain M4 chromosome 1, whole genome shotgun sequence encodes the following:
- a CDS encoding PRP11, Splicing factor 3a, subunit 2, coding for MDYQNRAGSKFGGGGVASQSATNADRRERLRKLALETIDLDKDPYFFKNHVGSFECRLCTTVHQNDGSYLAHTQGKKHQTNLARRFAKEQREGKRDDANQQGLLAGVLPKKNVIKIGRPGYRITKVRDPNTRQNGLLFQFQYPDITPGVSPKVRIMSAYEQRVEDPDPNYQYLIVAGEPYETVAVKLQSRDIDRREGKFWFWFDEDAKEFWCQILFKTERDERFSAVPGLAGGRH